One Artemia franciscana chromosome 7, ASM3288406v1, whole genome shotgun sequence DNA segment encodes these proteins:
- the LOC136028944 gene encoding uncharacterized protein LOC136028944 isoform X1 codes for MTELQRFWLQKRCKMDWVRGKLSIWQIFILINVCVNGKTIDIANLCDMDIQLQNPSCSITETLECPGQEEENEITFKNKILFSEGYFPNDRFSVELLVSCSRVKTFHEITVKNITMPNPESSLSIGDGKVSNQNGIYSSTSSEDGLVFTNEENFWIVIEFLASKDFSPTIIIQATSVPKQVFQNAADATGIETESLERNAIYTWKLDNNFNSSEKHLTANFESINLSTTAGDILLVSDDIPFVSETIVMPYIAKNVTIQFRQQTTQVTLETGRHIKPLNISFKATFRYDDPITTVSPLTTTTTLRPPPELEYIRIVILGWEISHQLNDTAAEEVKENIETIVHCYCSSNTCLEKSQVDPYNIYLMNIATCLHSWTVDFENCTQAQVASNILKMNELKLALGDYECRKKSNYSIYFPEEMFDFYNIIAVPLAVISLAVIVVAILAIWRGTAAYYYRKQIKSSTRQYQEASSDDGKESNWAAKKAGELNEAFEAVEDDDDVIFDPTKDGSVYSRYSSVSGQSTYATDGEPKSVTYTSGRFPSVKRQESIERKMPYAVVPQTELLQRLQQGRASTASSANFSTTDL; via the exons ATGACAGAACTTCAACGATTTTGGTTACAAAAAAG GTGCAAAATGGATTGGGTAAGAGGCAAATTATCTATATGGCAAATCTTTATTCTGATTAATGTTTGTGTAAATGGTAAAACTATTGACATTGCAAACCTCTGTGACATGGATATACAATTACAAAATCCATCTTGCTCAATAACAGAAACGTTAGAGTGTCCAGGACAAGAAGAAGAGAATGaaataactttcaaaaataaaatactttttagcGAAGGTTACTTCCCCAATGATAGATTCTCTGTGGAATTATTAGTATCATGTTCAAGAGTAAAAACATTCCACGAAATAACAGTGAAGAACATAACGATGCCTAATCCTGAAAGTAGCTTAAGCATAGGAGACGGTAAAGTAAGCAATCAAAATGGTATTTATAGCTCTACTTCTTCAGAAGATGGCTTAGTATTTACGAACGAAGAAAACTTCTGGATTGTAATAGAATTCCTTGCATCTAAAGACTTTTCCCCAACAATAATTATACAAGCAACATCAGTTCCaaaacaagtatttcagaatGCTGCAGATGCAACTGGAATTGAGACAGAGTCTCTTGAAAGAAATGCAATATACACATGGAAACTGGACAACAATTTTAACAGCAGTGAAAAACACTTAACAGCCAATTTCGAAAGTATTAATCTGTCCACCACTGCTGGGGATATTTTACTCGTAAGTGATGACATCCCTTTTGTTTCTGAAACAATTGTTATGCCATATATAGCTAAGAATGTTACTATTCAATTTCGACAGCAAACCACGCAAGTAACCCTAGAAACAGGGAGACATATAAAGCCCTTAAATATCAGCTTTAAAGCAACATTCAGGTATGATGACCCAATTACTACTGTATCTCCATTAACAACCACAACAACACTGAGACCACCACCAGAACTAGAATATATACGCATCGTGATACTCGGATGGGAAATATCACATCAATTAAACGATACAGCTGCAGAGGAAGTCAAGGAAAACATAGAAACAATTGTGCACTGCTATTGTTCCAGCAATACATGTTTAGAAAAGTCACAAGTTGATCCGTATAATATATATCTAATGAATATAGCAACTTGTTTACATTCTTGGACAGTGGACTTCGAAAACTGTACCCAAGCACAGGTGGCatcaaacattttaaaaatgaatgaattaaaaCTAGCCTTGGGTGACTATGAATGTCGGAAGAAATCAAATTACAGCATTTACTTCCCCGaagaaatgtttgatttttacaatattattgCTGTTCCACTAGCCGTGATAAGCTTAGCCGTCATTGTTGTGGCAATACTGGCAATTTGGAGAGGAACGGCTGCTTATTATTATAGAAAACAGATTAAAAGTTCAACGCGTCAATACCAAGAAGCGTCGTCAGATGATGGAAAAGAAAGCAACTGGGCTGCTAAGAAAGCTGGGGAATTGAATGAAGCTTTTGAAGCG GTAGAAGATGATGACGACGTAATATTCGATCCAACGAAAGATGGCTCGGTCTATTCACGCTACAGCTCAGTTTCGGGCCAAAGTACTTATGCCACTGATGGCGAG CCCAAGTCAGTTACTTATACGTCTGGTCGGTTTCCTTCAGTAAAACGACAAGAATCTATAGAGAGAAAAATGCCCTATGCAGTGGTACCACAGACAGAACTCTTACAGCGATTGCAACAAGGAAGAGCGTCAACTGCCAGCAGTGCCAACTTCTCCACGACTGATTTGTAG
- the LOC136028944 gene encoding uncharacterized protein LOC136028944 isoform X2, translating to MDWVRGKLSIWQIFILINVCVNGKTIDIANLCDMDIQLQNPSCSITETLECPGQEEENEITFKNKILFSEGYFPNDRFSVELLVSCSRVKTFHEITVKNITMPNPESSLSIGDGKVSNQNGIYSSTSSEDGLVFTNEENFWIVIEFLASKDFSPTIIIQATSVPKQVFQNAADATGIETESLERNAIYTWKLDNNFNSSEKHLTANFESINLSTTAGDILLVSDDIPFVSETIVMPYIAKNVTIQFRQQTTQVTLETGRHIKPLNISFKATFRYDDPITTVSPLTTTTTLRPPPELEYIRIVILGWEISHQLNDTAAEEVKENIETIVHCYCSSNTCLEKSQVDPYNIYLMNIATCLHSWTVDFENCTQAQVASNILKMNELKLALGDYECRKKSNYSIYFPEEMFDFYNIIAVPLAVISLAVIVVAILAIWRGTAAYYYRKQIKSSTRQYQEASSDDGKESNWAAKKAGELNEAFEAVEDDDDVIFDPTKDGSVYSRYSSVSGQSTYATDGEPKSVTYTSGRFPSVKRQESIERKMPYAVVPQTELLQRLQQGRASTASSANFSTTDL from the exons ATGGATTGGGTAAGAGGCAAATTATCTATATGGCAAATCTTTATTCTGATTAATGTTTGTGTAAATGGTAAAACTATTGACATTGCAAACCTCTGTGACATGGATATACAATTACAAAATCCATCTTGCTCAATAACAGAAACGTTAGAGTGTCCAGGACAAGAAGAAGAGAATGaaataactttcaaaaataaaatactttttagcGAAGGTTACTTCCCCAATGATAGATTCTCTGTGGAATTATTAGTATCATGTTCAAGAGTAAAAACATTCCACGAAATAACAGTGAAGAACATAACGATGCCTAATCCTGAAAGTAGCTTAAGCATAGGAGACGGTAAAGTAAGCAATCAAAATGGTATTTATAGCTCTACTTCTTCAGAAGATGGCTTAGTATTTACGAACGAAGAAAACTTCTGGATTGTAATAGAATTCCTTGCATCTAAAGACTTTTCCCCAACAATAATTATACAAGCAACATCAGTTCCaaaacaagtatttcagaatGCTGCAGATGCAACTGGAATTGAGACAGAGTCTCTTGAAAGAAATGCAATATACACATGGAAACTGGACAACAATTTTAACAGCAGTGAAAAACACTTAACAGCCAATTTCGAAAGTATTAATCTGTCCACCACTGCTGGGGATATTTTACTCGTAAGTGATGACATCCCTTTTGTTTCTGAAACAATTGTTATGCCATATATAGCTAAGAATGTTACTATTCAATTTCGACAGCAAACCACGCAAGTAACCCTAGAAACAGGGAGACATATAAAGCCCTTAAATATCAGCTTTAAAGCAACATTCAGGTATGATGACCCAATTACTACTGTATCTCCATTAACAACCACAACAACACTGAGACCACCACCAGAACTAGAATATATACGCATCGTGATACTCGGATGGGAAATATCACATCAATTAAACGATACAGCTGCAGAGGAAGTCAAGGAAAACATAGAAACAATTGTGCACTGCTATTGTTCCAGCAATACATGTTTAGAAAAGTCACAAGTTGATCCGTATAATATATATCTAATGAATATAGCAACTTGTTTACATTCTTGGACAGTGGACTTCGAAAACTGTACCCAAGCACAGGTGGCatcaaacattttaaaaatgaatgaattaaaaCTAGCCTTGGGTGACTATGAATGTCGGAAGAAATCAAATTACAGCATTTACTTCCCCGaagaaatgtttgatttttacaatattattgCTGTTCCACTAGCCGTGATAAGCTTAGCCGTCATTGTTGTGGCAATACTGGCAATTTGGAGAGGAACGGCTGCTTATTATTATAGAAAACAGATTAAAAGTTCAACGCGTCAATACCAAGAAGCGTCGTCAGATGATGGAAAAGAAAGCAACTGGGCTGCTAAGAAAGCTGGGGAATTGAATGAAGCTTTTGAAGCG GTAGAAGATGATGACGACGTAATATTCGATCCAACGAAAGATGGCTCGGTCTATTCACGCTACAGCTCAGTTTCGGGCCAAAGTACTTATGCCACTGATGGCGAG CCCAAGTCAGTTACTTATACGTCTGGTCGGTTTCCTTCAGTAAAACGACAAGAATCTATAGAGAGAAAAATGCCCTATGCAGTGGTACCACAGACAGAACTCTTACAGCGATTGCAACAAGGAAGAGCGTCAACTGCCAGCAGTGCCAACTTCTCCACGACTGATTTGTAG